Genomic segment of Gammaproteobacteria bacterium:
TGAACCTCGCATGTTCGGGGTTTCTGATGAGACACCGGTACCACAGTTCTCACAAAAATGCCGCGTCACGGGACGTTCAAGGTCAGAACGACGAAATTGCTTCATTTCACCAGACGTGAGCTGAAAACTTTCAAGAGAAAATAGCATCAGCGCCGCTGGAAATCCTCCACTTATGTACTGACACTCCCGACAGTGACACTGAAGAGACGCTTGCGGTTCACCGTCAATTTCGTAACGAACTGCACCACAGTAACAACCTCCGGTTATCTTCATGTTATACGTCTCTCCAAATGGGGGATTTCGGCCAACGATTATAAATCAAAGATAATCTTTTGAGAGGCAACATGACGATTGGGGTAACGTGGTTTGCACTGATTTCAAAAATGATAGATAGGGCATTGTTTTGCGCCAGAATTGCAGTACTGACGGAAATTACCGAGTACATCAGCGAGGTCTTCTACAGCTGACATAACCCACATTTATGGGAACTTTGGGGATTTATGGGAACTCCCAAATTTTGAAACCTCCGTAACTCCTTGATTTAATGGCGCGCTCGGAGGGACTCCAACCCCCGACCACCTGGTTCGAAGCCAGGTACTCTATCCAGCTGAGCTACGGGCGCGTGTTTTGACTAGCTAATGTTCTTTATCCACCCTGTCCTGGCAATTGCGATGTTCCCGGAAATCGCTACAACGCTCCCCAGAATGGTGTTTTAGCTCTTCGAGAAAGACAGCTTGTTGCGGCAGTACCGGGTACCTACCAGTCCTGGAATCGGGTCAACCAAATTCCAGATGAAATGTCAGAGACGTACCCGTATCGTCGAATCCGGATCGATAAAAGGCGGGCATCCAAGAATAATCTCACTTCTCGTGCCAGTTTCTTAACCAAACCGCCGTGGAGAAATTGAGACTCGGGAAAATCACGCTTGACCCCGTTTTCTTCCCGGTTTCCGGTTCCCGCTGTGCGTGAACAACTGCATCAAGGGAGAGTTGTTGATAAATGTGACCGTGTGACTACACCGTCTCCGATCAAATCAAATACTGATCGGGCTGAGGTCAGTCATTCGTGACCTTTCGCAACTCACAATTCACGTTTTCCGGTGGTCAAACCTTCCCCGCCTCGCGCTTCTTGGTGTGCTCTTCGACACCCTTCTTGCCGGCGTCAGTCTCCGGCTTCCAGATGTTCTGGTGCGTGAGGAGATCGGTCTTTTCCCAGACATGAGTTGCGTCGCCCATGTACACAATGAACACCTCGCACCCATCCGGGTATTCGTACGGCCCGTGTGGGATGTCCCAGCCGAATACGTAGTCACCGGGGTGCAGATCCTTGCCGGCCACGCACATGCGGCCCTTGAGAACCAGGATCGAGTGCCAGCTCTGATGTGTGTGGGCTGGTTCGACGTATCCCGCTGGGAAGCGCTGCTTCATGTCGATGCGCTTCATCACCGGATCGTAGTTGAGGACCTTGACCTGTACACCGGGTGGGAGCTTCAAAATTCCACGCACGTCGTCATTTTCCCATGGGATCTCGTGATCATAGATCGCCTTGAATGTGTGGTCGCAGCCGTCCGCGGCAACGGGCTTGGTTGCTGTCTTCGTCGTCATTGCGTACACCCTCCTGTGGGATTCAATTCGAATTGTTTGCGCTTATTGTGCCGACACCGCCGGCAACCGACAAGCGCGCGCCGCGGCGCGCCTACTGGACCATGACCTTCTGTCCAGTTCGCGCCGATTCAATGATCGCCTCGAGCGCGGCGATGTTCGCGACCATTTCCTTCTGCGTCACGGGGTAGGGTGTGCCCCCCTCCGCGGCGTCGGCAAACGCTTCCAGGTTTGCGAGGACGCTCGAGGCGGGC
This window contains:
- a CDS encoding GFA family protein gives rise to the protein MKITGGCYCGAVRYEIDGEPQASLQCHCRECQYISGGFPAALMLFSLESFQLTSGEMKQFRRSDLERPVTRHFCENCGTGVSSETPNMRGS